The proteins below come from a single Juglans regia cultivar Chandler chromosome 12, Walnut 2.0, whole genome shotgun sequence genomic window:
- the LOC109004753 gene encoding kelch-like protein diablo isoform X2, whose product MNRRRKSKKYNFPDKSQTPWTTNCSAPARNLRKSDLGGVIFGCKNNTIEECYSEQLFGLPRPHFSYVKNVSIGLPLFLFNYSDRKLHGIFEAASQGQLDIRPYGWTQDGSDTPFPAQVKIRILMPCHPLLEDQFRTVISSNYYEPRLFWFELDRDQTKDLISLFSASPLTVSTSIPGNTHKGNSVFKASSVQEIGCTETPASEWDAHPDQVSAEWQCYDAPGLFGIGTLIGENVTVKDEEPGEHQRTYASVARCAELSFPQKKWSALFESSDTSTVGNEALDFMATALELNLPCIAPCLDGRSNLPEAPADDSVRHDEQLIGLKPSSKVVYCPVATGASSSDENLPAADQRWEGEDFETATSDSYLFEPNMRLSSSCDAPCLDIDVTFSKVCTDECAAEIGCKENIHFRPTGEWHECSSFSVMTKEMSSKHKRGEVKGKCGMASDDICFPEAPPIVLESKSSKLESAVAELQQEVRELKLSHLKQVQKIISLEQALIESRRGLRSLNDQYKILECGPFPRTGLVTEKEYESSDEPCSDLDVKVLIVGGYDGSLWSSALGCYSPSRDLMESLNPMNFIRSHASAAELNGDLYLFGGVYNNWWYDTVESYNPISNQWVSRPSLNQKKGRLAGISLNQKIFAIGGGNGVQCFSEVEMFDPYVGRWIPVQSMRCKRFDASAVEMNGTIYVTGGRNEKVYLKSAERFDPREHLWTRLGKMSTKRSGHSLSVLNEKLYAVGGHDGNRMVSSVEVFDPRAGSWMTVESLTCSRGCFGAVVIADSLYVIGGLNENEEILDTVECYKEGHGWTLTNLRGVGKRCTFSAVVM is encoded by the exons ATGAACAGGAGGAGGAAGTCAAAGAAATACAATTTTCCGGATAAATCTCAAACTCCGTGGACGACGAATTGCAGTGCTCCTGCTAGGAATCTAAGGAAGAGCGACCTAGGTGGAGTTATCTTTGGTTGCAAGAATAACACAATCGAAGAATGTTATTCTGAACAGTTGTTTG gATTGCCGCGTCCACATTTCTCGTATGTAAAGAATGTCAGCATTGGTTTGCCGCTTTTCTTATTCAATTACAGCGATAGGAAACTTCATGGTATCTTCGAGGCTGCAAGCCAGGGACAGTTGGATATTAGACCTTATGGGTGGACTCAAGACGGTTCAGATACTCCATTTCCTGCACAG GTCAAGATTCGAATCCTGATGCCGTGCCATCCATTGCTAGAAGACCAGTTCAGAACTGTAATTTCTAGTAACTACTATGAACCAAGACTGTTTTGGTTTGAACTAGACCGTGATCAAACAAAAGACTTGATCTCATTGTTTTCAGCTTCGCCACTTACTGTGAGTACTTCCATCCCAGGCAATACACATAAGGGGAATAGTGTATTCAAAGCTTCATCTGTACAGGAAATTGGCTGCACTGAGACACCTGCATCAGAATGGGATGCTCATCCAGACCAGGTCAGTGCAGAATGGCAATGCTACGATGCTCCTGGTCTGTTTGGCATAGGAACTCTAATTGGCGAAAATGTTACAGTAAAGGATGAGGAACCAGGAGAACATCAACGAACTTATGCTTCTGTGGCGAGATGTGCAGAGCTTTCCTTTCCACAAAAGAAGTGGAGTGCCTTGTTTGAAAGCTCAGACACTTCTACTGTAGGGAATGAAGCCTTAGATTTTATGGCAACAGCTTTAGAGCTGAACCTTCCATGTATTGCACCTTGTTTGGATGGCAGAAGTAATCTTCCGGAAGCTCCTGCAGATGATTCAGTAAGGCATGATGAACAACTCATAGGATTGAAGCCAAGTAGTAAGGTAGTGTACTGCCCTGTTGCAACGGGAGCAAGTTCTTCGGATGAAAATTTACCTGCTGCTGATCAAAGATGGGAAGGTGAAGACTTCGAGACTGCAACTTCAGATTCTTATTTGTTTGAGCCCAATATGCGATTGAGCTCTTCATGTGATGCACCTTGTTTGGACATAGACGTTACGTTTTCAAAAGTTTGTACGGATGAGTGTGCAGCAGAAATAGGTTGCAAGGAAAATATACACTTCAGACCGACTGGTGAATGGCATGAATGCTCCTCATTTTCAGTCATGACAAAGGAGATGTCATCAAAGCATAAGCGTGGGGAAGTAAAGGGGAAATGCGGGATGGCATCAGATGATATTTGCTTTCCAGAAGCACCACCAATTGTTTTAGAATCGAAATCCTCCAAACTTGAGTCTGCTGTGGCTGAG TTACAGCAAGAAGTTAGGGAGTTGAAGTTATCTCATCTAAAACAAGttcaaaaaatcatttctttggaGCAGGCTCTG ATTGAATCAAGAAGAGGACTTCGAAGTTTAAACGATCAATACAAGATTTTGGAATGTGGGCCATTTCCTAGAACTGGATTAGTTACTGAAAAAGAATACGAATCAAGTGATGAACCTTGTTCAGACCTTGATGTGAAAGTGCTTATTGTTGGAGGATATGATGGGTCTCTGTGGTCATCAGCTTTGGGGTGTTATTCTCCTTCTCGTGATCTTATGGAATCCCTTAATCCAATGAATTTCATACGTTCACATGCCTCAGCAGCAGAGCTAAATGGTGACCTCTACTTGTTTGGTGGTGTATATAATAATTGGTGGTATGATACAG TTGAATCATACAACCCAATAAGCAATCAGTGGGTTAGTAGACCTTCACTTAATCAAAAGAAAGGAAGACTAGCTGGAATTTCTCTAAATCAGAAAATTTTTGCAATTGGTGGTGGAAATGGAGTTCAATGTTTCTCAGAGGTGGAAATGTTTGATCCATACGTAGGAAGGTGGATCCCTGTTCAGTCAATGCGATGCAAG AGATTTGATGCTTCAGCAGTAGAAATGAATGGCACGATCTATGTTACTGGAGGACGGAATGAAAAGGTTTACTTGAA ATCAGCAGAAAGATTTGATCCTCGAGAACATTTGTGGACCAGACTTGGGAAAATGTCCACGAAGAGATCGGGCCATTCATTGTCTGTTCTGAATGAGAAACT ATATGCTGTAGGCGGCCATGATGGAAATAGGATGGTCTCATCTGTTGAGGTTTTTGACCCTCGTGCTGGTTCGTGGATGACGGTTGAATCCTTGACTTGTTCGAGGGGATGCTTTGGTGCTGTTGTAATTGCAGATTCTCTGTATGTCATTGGgggattaaatgaaaatgaggaAATATTGGACACG GTGGAATGTTATAAGGAGGGACATGGATGGACATTGACAAATCTTAGAGGCGTTGGAAAAAGATGCACTTTCTCTGCTGTTGTCATGTAA
- the LOC109004753 gene encoding uncharacterized protein LOC109004753 isoform X1: protein MNRRRKSKKYNFPDKSQTPWTTNCSAPARNLRKSDLGGVIFGCKNNTIEECYSEQLFGLPRPHFSYVKNVSIGLPLFLFNYSDRKLHGIFEAASQGQLDIRPYGWTQDGSDTPFPAQVKIRILMPCHPLLEDQFRTVISSNYYEPRLFWFELDRDQTKDLISLFSASPLTVSTSIPGNTHKGNSVFKASSVQEIGCTETPASEWDAHPDQVSAEWQCYDAPGLFGIGTLIGENVTVKDEEPGEHQRTYASVARCAELSFPQKKWSALFESSDTSTVGNEALDFMATALELNLPCIAPCLDGRSNLPEAPADDSVRHDEQLIGLKPSSKVVYCPVATGASSSDENLPAADQRWEGEDFETATSDSYLFEPNMRLSSSCDAPCLDIDVTFSKVCTDECAAEIGCKENIHFRPTGEWHECSSFSVMTKEMSSKHKRGEVKGKCGMASDDICFPEAPPIVLESKSSKLESAVAEVLQQEVRELKLSHLKQVQKIISLEQALIESRRGLRSLNDQYKILECGPFPRTGLVTEKEYESSDEPCSDLDVKVLIVGGYDGSLWSSALGCYSPSRDLMESLNPMNFIRSHASAAELNGDLYLFGGVYNNWWYDTVESYNPISNQWVSRPSLNQKKGRLAGISLNQKIFAIGGGNGVQCFSEVEMFDPYVGRWIPVQSMRCKRFDASAVEMNGTIYVTGGRNEKVYLKSAERFDPREHLWTRLGKMSTKRSGHSLSVLNEKLYAVGGHDGNRMVSSVEVFDPRAGSWMTVESLTCSRGCFGAVVIADSLYVIGGLNENEEILDTVECYKEGHGWTLTNLRGVGKRCTFSAVVM, encoded by the exons ATGAACAGGAGGAGGAAGTCAAAGAAATACAATTTTCCGGATAAATCTCAAACTCCGTGGACGACGAATTGCAGTGCTCCTGCTAGGAATCTAAGGAAGAGCGACCTAGGTGGAGTTATCTTTGGTTGCAAGAATAACACAATCGAAGAATGTTATTCTGAACAGTTGTTTG gATTGCCGCGTCCACATTTCTCGTATGTAAAGAATGTCAGCATTGGTTTGCCGCTTTTCTTATTCAATTACAGCGATAGGAAACTTCATGGTATCTTCGAGGCTGCAAGCCAGGGACAGTTGGATATTAGACCTTATGGGTGGACTCAAGACGGTTCAGATACTCCATTTCCTGCACAG GTCAAGATTCGAATCCTGATGCCGTGCCATCCATTGCTAGAAGACCAGTTCAGAACTGTAATTTCTAGTAACTACTATGAACCAAGACTGTTTTGGTTTGAACTAGACCGTGATCAAACAAAAGACTTGATCTCATTGTTTTCAGCTTCGCCACTTACTGTGAGTACTTCCATCCCAGGCAATACACATAAGGGGAATAGTGTATTCAAAGCTTCATCTGTACAGGAAATTGGCTGCACTGAGACACCTGCATCAGAATGGGATGCTCATCCAGACCAGGTCAGTGCAGAATGGCAATGCTACGATGCTCCTGGTCTGTTTGGCATAGGAACTCTAATTGGCGAAAATGTTACAGTAAAGGATGAGGAACCAGGAGAACATCAACGAACTTATGCTTCTGTGGCGAGATGTGCAGAGCTTTCCTTTCCACAAAAGAAGTGGAGTGCCTTGTTTGAAAGCTCAGACACTTCTACTGTAGGGAATGAAGCCTTAGATTTTATGGCAACAGCTTTAGAGCTGAACCTTCCATGTATTGCACCTTGTTTGGATGGCAGAAGTAATCTTCCGGAAGCTCCTGCAGATGATTCAGTAAGGCATGATGAACAACTCATAGGATTGAAGCCAAGTAGTAAGGTAGTGTACTGCCCTGTTGCAACGGGAGCAAGTTCTTCGGATGAAAATTTACCTGCTGCTGATCAAAGATGGGAAGGTGAAGACTTCGAGACTGCAACTTCAGATTCTTATTTGTTTGAGCCCAATATGCGATTGAGCTCTTCATGTGATGCACCTTGTTTGGACATAGACGTTACGTTTTCAAAAGTTTGTACGGATGAGTGTGCAGCAGAAATAGGTTGCAAGGAAAATATACACTTCAGACCGACTGGTGAATGGCATGAATGCTCCTCATTTTCAGTCATGACAAAGGAGATGTCATCAAAGCATAAGCGTGGGGAAGTAAAGGGGAAATGCGGGATGGCATCAGATGATATTTGCTTTCCAGAAGCACCACCAATTGTTTTAGAATCGAAATCCTCCAAACTTGAGTCTGCTGTGGCTGAGGTA TTACAGCAAGAAGTTAGGGAGTTGAAGTTATCTCATCTAAAACAAGttcaaaaaatcatttctttggaGCAGGCTCTG ATTGAATCAAGAAGAGGACTTCGAAGTTTAAACGATCAATACAAGATTTTGGAATGTGGGCCATTTCCTAGAACTGGATTAGTTACTGAAAAAGAATACGAATCAAGTGATGAACCTTGTTCAGACCTTGATGTGAAAGTGCTTATTGTTGGAGGATATGATGGGTCTCTGTGGTCATCAGCTTTGGGGTGTTATTCTCCTTCTCGTGATCTTATGGAATCCCTTAATCCAATGAATTTCATACGTTCACATGCCTCAGCAGCAGAGCTAAATGGTGACCTCTACTTGTTTGGTGGTGTATATAATAATTGGTGGTATGATACAG TTGAATCATACAACCCAATAAGCAATCAGTGGGTTAGTAGACCTTCACTTAATCAAAAGAAAGGAAGACTAGCTGGAATTTCTCTAAATCAGAAAATTTTTGCAATTGGTGGTGGAAATGGAGTTCAATGTTTCTCAGAGGTGGAAATGTTTGATCCATACGTAGGAAGGTGGATCCCTGTTCAGTCAATGCGATGCAAG AGATTTGATGCTTCAGCAGTAGAAATGAATGGCACGATCTATGTTACTGGAGGACGGAATGAAAAGGTTTACTTGAA ATCAGCAGAAAGATTTGATCCTCGAGAACATTTGTGGACCAGACTTGGGAAAATGTCCACGAAGAGATCGGGCCATTCATTGTCTGTTCTGAATGAGAAACT ATATGCTGTAGGCGGCCATGATGGAAATAGGATGGTCTCATCTGTTGAGGTTTTTGACCCTCGTGCTGGTTCGTGGATGACGGTTGAATCCTTGACTTGTTCGAGGGGATGCTTTGGTGCTGTTGTAATTGCAGATTCTCTGTATGTCATTGGgggattaaatgaaaatgaggaAATATTGGACACG GTGGAATGTTATAAGGAGGGACATGGATGGACATTGACAAATCTTAGAGGCGTTGGAAAAAGATGCACTTTCTCTGCTGTTGTCATGTAA
- the LOC109004753 gene encoding uncharacterized protein LOC109004753 isoform X3, whose translation MNRRRKSKKYNFPDKSQTPWTTNCSAPARNLRKSDLGGVIFGCKNNTIEECYSEQLFGLPRPHFSYVKNVSIGLPLFLFNYSDRKLHGIFEAASQGQLDIRPYGWTQDGSDTPFPAQVKIRILMPCHPLLEDQFRTVISSNYYEPRLFWFELDRDQTKDLISLFSASPLTVSTSIPGNTHKGNSVFKASSVQEIGCTETPASEWDAHPDQVSAEWQCYDAPGLFGIGTLIGENVTVKDEEPGEHQRTYASVARCAELSFPQKKWSALFESSDTSTVGNEALDFMATALELNLPCIAPCLDGRSNLPEAPADDSVRHDEQLIGLKPSSKVVYCPVATGASSSDENLPAADQRWEGEDFETATSDSYLFEPNMRLSSSCDAPCLDIDVTFSKVCTDECAAEIGCKENIHFRPTGEWHECSSFSVMTKEMSSKHKRGEVKGKCGMASDDICFPEAPPIVLESKSSKLESAVAEQEVRELKLSHLKQVQKIISLEQALIESRRGLRSLNDQYKILECGPFPRTGLVTEKEYESSDEPCSDLDVKVLIVGGYDGSLWSSALGCYSPSRDLMESLNPMNFIRSHASAAELNGDLYLFGGVYNNWWYDTVESYNPISNQWVSRPSLNQKKGRLAGISLNQKIFAIGGGNGVQCFSEVEMFDPYVGRWIPVQSMRCKRFDASAVEMNGTIYVTGGRNEKVYLKSAERFDPREHLWTRLGKMSTKRSGHSLSVLNEKLYAVGGHDGNRMVSSVEVFDPRAGSWMTVESLTCSRGCFGAVVIADSLYVIGGLNENEEILDTVECYKEGHGWTLTNLRGVGKRCTFSAVVM comes from the exons ATGAACAGGAGGAGGAAGTCAAAGAAATACAATTTTCCGGATAAATCTCAAACTCCGTGGACGACGAATTGCAGTGCTCCTGCTAGGAATCTAAGGAAGAGCGACCTAGGTGGAGTTATCTTTGGTTGCAAGAATAACACAATCGAAGAATGTTATTCTGAACAGTTGTTTG gATTGCCGCGTCCACATTTCTCGTATGTAAAGAATGTCAGCATTGGTTTGCCGCTTTTCTTATTCAATTACAGCGATAGGAAACTTCATGGTATCTTCGAGGCTGCAAGCCAGGGACAGTTGGATATTAGACCTTATGGGTGGACTCAAGACGGTTCAGATACTCCATTTCCTGCACAG GTCAAGATTCGAATCCTGATGCCGTGCCATCCATTGCTAGAAGACCAGTTCAGAACTGTAATTTCTAGTAACTACTATGAACCAAGACTGTTTTGGTTTGAACTAGACCGTGATCAAACAAAAGACTTGATCTCATTGTTTTCAGCTTCGCCACTTACTGTGAGTACTTCCATCCCAGGCAATACACATAAGGGGAATAGTGTATTCAAAGCTTCATCTGTACAGGAAATTGGCTGCACTGAGACACCTGCATCAGAATGGGATGCTCATCCAGACCAGGTCAGTGCAGAATGGCAATGCTACGATGCTCCTGGTCTGTTTGGCATAGGAACTCTAATTGGCGAAAATGTTACAGTAAAGGATGAGGAACCAGGAGAACATCAACGAACTTATGCTTCTGTGGCGAGATGTGCAGAGCTTTCCTTTCCACAAAAGAAGTGGAGTGCCTTGTTTGAAAGCTCAGACACTTCTACTGTAGGGAATGAAGCCTTAGATTTTATGGCAACAGCTTTAGAGCTGAACCTTCCATGTATTGCACCTTGTTTGGATGGCAGAAGTAATCTTCCGGAAGCTCCTGCAGATGATTCAGTAAGGCATGATGAACAACTCATAGGATTGAAGCCAAGTAGTAAGGTAGTGTACTGCCCTGTTGCAACGGGAGCAAGTTCTTCGGATGAAAATTTACCTGCTGCTGATCAAAGATGGGAAGGTGAAGACTTCGAGACTGCAACTTCAGATTCTTATTTGTTTGAGCCCAATATGCGATTGAGCTCTTCATGTGATGCACCTTGTTTGGACATAGACGTTACGTTTTCAAAAGTTTGTACGGATGAGTGTGCAGCAGAAATAGGTTGCAAGGAAAATATACACTTCAGACCGACTGGTGAATGGCATGAATGCTCCTCATTTTCAGTCATGACAAAGGAGATGTCATCAAAGCATAAGCGTGGGGAAGTAAAGGGGAAATGCGGGATGGCATCAGATGATATTTGCTTTCCAGAAGCACCACCAATTGTTTTAGAATCGAAATCCTCCAAACTTGAGTCTGCTGTGGCTGAG CAAGAAGTTAGGGAGTTGAAGTTATCTCATCTAAAACAAGttcaaaaaatcatttctttggaGCAGGCTCTG ATTGAATCAAGAAGAGGACTTCGAAGTTTAAACGATCAATACAAGATTTTGGAATGTGGGCCATTTCCTAGAACTGGATTAGTTACTGAAAAAGAATACGAATCAAGTGATGAACCTTGTTCAGACCTTGATGTGAAAGTGCTTATTGTTGGAGGATATGATGGGTCTCTGTGGTCATCAGCTTTGGGGTGTTATTCTCCTTCTCGTGATCTTATGGAATCCCTTAATCCAATGAATTTCATACGTTCACATGCCTCAGCAGCAGAGCTAAATGGTGACCTCTACTTGTTTGGTGGTGTATATAATAATTGGTGGTATGATACAG TTGAATCATACAACCCAATAAGCAATCAGTGGGTTAGTAGACCTTCACTTAATCAAAAGAAAGGAAGACTAGCTGGAATTTCTCTAAATCAGAAAATTTTTGCAATTGGTGGTGGAAATGGAGTTCAATGTTTCTCAGAGGTGGAAATGTTTGATCCATACGTAGGAAGGTGGATCCCTGTTCAGTCAATGCGATGCAAG AGATTTGATGCTTCAGCAGTAGAAATGAATGGCACGATCTATGTTACTGGAGGACGGAATGAAAAGGTTTACTTGAA ATCAGCAGAAAGATTTGATCCTCGAGAACATTTGTGGACCAGACTTGGGAAAATGTCCACGAAGAGATCGGGCCATTCATTGTCTGTTCTGAATGAGAAACT ATATGCTGTAGGCGGCCATGATGGAAATAGGATGGTCTCATCTGTTGAGGTTTTTGACCCTCGTGCTGGTTCGTGGATGACGGTTGAATCCTTGACTTGTTCGAGGGGATGCTTTGGTGCTGTTGTAATTGCAGATTCTCTGTATGTCATTGGgggattaaatgaaaatgaggaAATATTGGACACG GTGGAATGTTATAAGGAGGGACATGGATGGACATTGACAAATCTTAGAGGCGTTGGAAAAAGATGCACTTTCTCTGCTGTTGTCATGTAA
- the LOC109004753 gene encoding kelch-like protein 3 isoform X4: MNRRRKSKKYNFPDKSQTPWTTNCSAPARNLRKSDLGGVIFGCKNNTIEECYSEQLFGLPRPHFSYVKNVSIGLPLFLFNYSDRKLHGIFEAASQGQLDIRPYGWTQDGSDTPFPAQVKIRILMPCHPLLEDQFRTVISSNYYEPRLFWFELDRDQTKDLISLFSASPLTEIGCTETPASEWDAHPDQVSAEWQCYDAPGLFGIGTLIGENVTVKDEEPGEHQRTYASVARCAELSFPQKKWSALFESSDTSTVGNEALDFMATALELNLPCIAPCLDGRSNLPEAPADDSVRHDEQLIGLKPSSKVVYCPVATGASSSDENLPAADQRWEGEDFETATSDSYLFEPNMRLSSSCDAPCLDIDVTFSKVCTDECAAEIGCKENIHFRPTGEWHECSSFSVMTKEMSSKHKRGEVKGKCGMASDDICFPEAPPIVLESKSSKLESAVAEVLQQEVRELKLSHLKQVQKIISLEQALIESRRGLRSLNDQYKILECGPFPRTGLVTEKEYESSDEPCSDLDVKVLIVGGYDGSLWSSALGCYSPSRDLMESLNPMNFIRSHASAAELNGDLYLFGGVYNNWWYDTVESYNPISNQWVSRPSLNQKKGRLAGISLNQKIFAIGGGNGVQCFSEVEMFDPYVGRWIPVQSMRCKRFDASAVEMNGTIYVTGGRNEKVYLKSAERFDPREHLWTRLGKMSTKRSGHSLSVLNEKLYAVGGHDGNRMVSSVEVFDPRAGSWMTVESLTCSRGCFGAVVIADSLYVIGGLNENEEILDTVECYKEGHGWTLTNLRGVGKRCTFSAVVM, translated from the exons ATGAACAGGAGGAGGAAGTCAAAGAAATACAATTTTCCGGATAAATCTCAAACTCCGTGGACGACGAATTGCAGTGCTCCTGCTAGGAATCTAAGGAAGAGCGACCTAGGTGGAGTTATCTTTGGTTGCAAGAATAACACAATCGAAGAATGTTATTCTGAACAGTTGTTTG gATTGCCGCGTCCACATTTCTCGTATGTAAAGAATGTCAGCATTGGTTTGCCGCTTTTCTTATTCAATTACAGCGATAGGAAACTTCATGGTATCTTCGAGGCTGCAAGCCAGGGACAGTTGGATATTAGACCTTATGGGTGGACTCAAGACGGTTCAGATACTCCATTTCCTGCACAG GTCAAGATTCGAATCCTGATGCCGTGCCATCCATTGCTAGAAGACCAGTTCAGAACTGTAATTTCTAGTAACTACTATGAACCAAGACTGTTTTGGTTTGAACTAGACCGTGATCAAACAAAAGACTTGATCTCATTGTTTTCAGCTTCGCCACTTACT GAAATTGGCTGCACTGAGACACCTGCATCAGAATGGGATGCTCATCCAGACCAGGTCAGTGCAGAATGGCAATGCTACGATGCTCCTGGTCTGTTTGGCATAGGAACTCTAATTGGCGAAAATGTTACAGTAAAGGATGAGGAACCAGGAGAACATCAACGAACTTATGCTTCTGTGGCGAGATGTGCAGAGCTTTCCTTTCCACAAAAGAAGTGGAGTGCCTTGTTTGAAAGCTCAGACACTTCTACTGTAGGGAATGAAGCCTTAGATTTTATGGCAACAGCTTTAGAGCTGAACCTTCCATGTATTGCACCTTGTTTGGATGGCAGAAGTAATCTTCCGGAAGCTCCTGCAGATGATTCAGTAAGGCATGATGAACAACTCATAGGATTGAAGCCAAGTAGTAAGGTAGTGTACTGCCCTGTTGCAACGGGAGCAAGTTCTTCGGATGAAAATTTACCTGCTGCTGATCAAAGATGGGAAGGTGAAGACTTCGAGACTGCAACTTCAGATTCTTATTTGTTTGAGCCCAATATGCGATTGAGCTCTTCATGTGATGCACCTTGTTTGGACATAGACGTTACGTTTTCAAAAGTTTGTACGGATGAGTGTGCAGCAGAAATAGGTTGCAAGGAAAATATACACTTCAGACCGACTGGTGAATGGCATGAATGCTCCTCATTTTCAGTCATGACAAAGGAGATGTCATCAAAGCATAAGCGTGGGGAAGTAAAGGGGAAATGCGGGATGGCATCAGATGATATTTGCTTTCCAGAAGCACCACCAATTGTTTTAGAATCGAAATCCTCCAAACTTGAGTCTGCTGTGGCTGAGGTA TTACAGCAAGAAGTTAGGGAGTTGAAGTTATCTCATCTAAAACAAGttcaaaaaatcatttctttggaGCAGGCTCTG ATTGAATCAAGAAGAGGACTTCGAAGTTTAAACGATCAATACAAGATTTTGGAATGTGGGCCATTTCCTAGAACTGGATTAGTTACTGAAAAAGAATACGAATCAAGTGATGAACCTTGTTCAGACCTTGATGTGAAAGTGCTTATTGTTGGAGGATATGATGGGTCTCTGTGGTCATCAGCTTTGGGGTGTTATTCTCCTTCTCGTGATCTTATGGAATCCCTTAATCCAATGAATTTCATACGTTCACATGCCTCAGCAGCAGAGCTAAATGGTGACCTCTACTTGTTTGGTGGTGTATATAATAATTGGTGGTATGATACAG TTGAATCATACAACCCAATAAGCAATCAGTGGGTTAGTAGACCTTCACTTAATCAAAAGAAAGGAAGACTAGCTGGAATTTCTCTAAATCAGAAAATTTTTGCAATTGGTGGTGGAAATGGAGTTCAATGTTTCTCAGAGGTGGAAATGTTTGATCCATACGTAGGAAGGTGGATCCCTGTTCAGTCAATGCGATGCAAG AGATTTGATGCTTCAGCAGTAGAAATGAATGGCACGATCTATGTTACTGGAGGACGGAATGAAAAGGTTTACTTGAA ATCAGCAGAAAGATTTGATCCTCGAGAACATTTGTGGACCAGACTTGGGAAAATGTCCACGAAGAGATCGGGCCATTCATTGTCTGTTCTGAATGAGAAACT ATATGCTGTAGGCGGCCATGATGGAAATAGGATGGTCTCATCTGTTGAGGTTTTTGACCCTCGTGCTGGTTCGTGGATGACGGTTGAATCCTTGACTTGTTCGAGGGGATGCTTTGGTGCTGTTGTAATTGCAGATTCTCTGTATGTCATTGGgggattaaatgaaaatgaggaAATATTGGACACG GTGGAATGTTATAAGGAGGGACATGGATGGACATTGACAAATCTTAGAGGCGTTGGAAAAAGATGCACTTTCTCTGCTGTTGTCATGTAA